The following DNA comes from Kaistia sp. 32K.
CACGGCCCATTATCCTCATACGTTGCGCCGCAAACGTTTACGGTGCGACGCAACAAGGCCGTAAACGTTTACGATGACATCGTATTGAGGTACGCTTGTCAAGATCCCGGGAGGCGGCGAACGACAGACCGCACGCGTGGAGGTGGTGCACGCGGCGTCACAAATGATGTACGCAAGGCGGCCGTTGGGGCAGCGCGCGGGCAAAGGGAGGCAGACTGGTGAGCATCAAGGCGCTGGCACAGCACCTGAACATCTCGATAGGCACGGTGTCGCGCGCCCTGAACGGCCGCGCCGACGTCAATCCCGAGACCCGCAAGCGCGTGCTCGCGGCGGCGGAGGCGCTCGGCTATGTGCCGAACCAGTCGGGCCGCAGCCTGCGCCAGGGCACCACCAACGTCATCGGCTTCACCATCGAGACGAATATCGAGACGACGTCGCAGGGCGATACTTTCTTCATGACCGTTTTCGACGGCGTGCAGACCGTCTTCGCCCGCCACAAGCTCGATCTCGTCGTGCTGCCCTGCTCGTCGGAGGACGATCCCTATGACCATGTCCGCCGCGTCGTCTCGCGCCAGTTCGTCGATGGCCTGCTCATCTCGGCAACCCAGCGCATCGACCCGCGCATCGATTTCCTGATCGAGCGCGGCATTCCCTTCGTGACGCTCGGGCGCAGCGAGTCGGGCGGCGACCATTCCTGGATCGACGTCGATTTCGAAGGGGTCGCCGCGGGGGCGGTCGCCCGGCTGGTGGCGCGTGGCCATCGCCGCATCGCGCTCGCCAATACGGCGAGGGGCATCAATCTGAGCTACATCTTCGAGGATGCCTATCGGCGCGCCCTGACCGATCACGGCATCGCCTATGATCCGGATATCGCCATCCGCGGCGAGATCACCGAGCGCGGCGGCTATGAGATCTGCGACCGGCTGCTGTCGCTGCCGGACTGCCCGACCGCCGTCGTGCTGGTCAACGAGAACCTGGCGATCGGCTTCTATCGCCGCCTGCATGACGCGGGGCTGATGCCGGGCCGCGACATGGCGATCATCGGGTTGCGACAGAGCCCGCAGGCGCGTTTCCTGTCGCCGACGCTGACCTGTCACCGCCTGTCGCTGCACGATGTCGGCGTCGAGCTGGCGCAATCGCTGCTCGCCATGATGCCGGCCTACAAGGACCAGTATCCGCAAGGGATGGTGCAGAAGATCTGGCCGATGGAACTGGTCCCCGGCGAAAGCGACCCGCCGCTCGGCGCCGGCTGAAACGCGAAAGCGCGCCGATGGCGCGCTTTCCTGTCGATCCCGCCTCGAAGCCGGCTGACTACCAGCAGGTATAGCCGCCATCGGCCGAGACGATCGCGCCGGTCATCAGGCTGGCGGCGTCGCTGGCCAGGAAATGCACGACCGAGGCGATTTCGTCGGTCTCGCCCATGCGGCCGATCGGTGTGCCGCCGATCCAGGCGTCCCACATCTTCGGATCGTCCTTCACGAAGGCGGTCAGCGGCGTGTTGATATAGGTCGGCGCCACGGCGTTGACGCGGACCCCGCGCGCGCCCCATTCGGCCGCCAGCGACTTGGTGAGGTGGTGCACGCCCGCCTTTGACGCGTTGTAGAAGGCCTGCTCCTGCGGCTTGTTGACGATGAAGCCGGACATCGAGCCGATGTTGACGATCGAGCCGCTGCCGGCCTTCAGCATGTAATTGCCGAAGGCGCGGCAGCACCAGAAGGTGCCGTTCAGATTGACGTCGATGACGTTCAGCCAGTGCTCGTCGGTGACCGTCTCGGCCGGCGTCATGCTGCGGGCGATGCCGGCATTGTTGACGAGGATGTCGATCCTGCCGTGTTTGGCGACGACGTCGTCGGCGACCTGGTTGACGCGGGCCGAGTCGGTGACGTCCATCACGACCACGTCGACGTCGTAGCCCTTCGCCTTCAGGCTCGCCTGGCCGGTCTTCGCCACCGCCTCGTCGCGATCAGCGATGATCACCTTGGCGCCGGCCTCGGCGAGCGCTTCGACGGTGGAAAGGCCGATGCCCTGGCCGCCGCCCGTTACCAGGGCGACCTTACCATCGAGACGAAGCTTTTCGAGATACATGGGGGTTTCCTCCGCGTGTTGTTCTTGGTGTTTTTCTTGGTGTCGTTCTTGGGCGCTGTCAGGCTACCGAACGATCACCGTTCCGTCGCGGTCGAACCGATGGATGTGCGCGGAATCCGGGATCAGAAACACGCGCGCCCCCGGCTTCAGCGCCAATTCGCCGACCGCCCGCACGGTGATGTCGCCGATCTCCGGCACCGTGACATAGAGGAAGGTGTCGCTGCCGACATGCTCGGCGACGCTGACGACGCCTTCCCATTCGCCCGAGGTCTCAGACGTCGCGACATGCTCCGGCCGGACGCCGATGGTCACGGCGCCGTATTTCTCCGCCGCCGCGCCGGTGATGAAGTTCATCTTGGGCGAGCCGATGAAGCCGGCGACGAACAGGTTGCGCGGATGCTCGTAGAGTTCGAGCGGCGAGCCGACCTGCTCGATCTGGCCGGCATTCAGCACGACGATCTTGTCGGCGAGCGTCATCGCCTCGATCTGGTCATGCGTGACATAGATCGCCGTGGTGCCGAGCGAGTTCTGCAGCCGGGCGATCTCCAGCCGCATGTTGACCCGCAGCGCCGCGTCGAGATTGGAGAGCGGCTCGTCGAACAGGAACGCCTTCGGCTCGCGCACGATGGCGCGGCCGATGGCGACGCGCTGGCGCTGGCCGCCGGAAAGCTGGCCTGGCCGGCGGTCGAGATAGGGCGTCAGGTTGAGCACGCCCGCCGCCGCCTCGACCTTCTGCGCGATCTCGGCCTTCGGCATGCCGGCCATCTTCAGGCCGAAGCCGATATTGCTGCGCACGCTCATATGCGGATAGAGCGCGTAGGACTGGAACACCATGGAGAGGCCGCGCTTCGACGGCGGCAGGTCGACGACGTTGAGGCCGTCGATGCGGATGATGCCGCCGGTGACGTCCTCGAGCCCGGCGATGAGGCGGAGCAGGGTGGACTTGCCGCATCCGGACGGGCCGACGAAGACGACGAACTCGCCATCCTCCACCGTCAGGTTGACATCCTTGATGACATTGACGTTGCCGAAGGTCTTCTCGACGCCAACCAGTTCGATCTTGCCCATGGTGTTGTTCCCGTAGCCGGATTACTTGACAGCGCCGAAGGTGAGACCGCGGACCAGCTGCTTCTGGCTGAACCAGCCGAGCACCATGATCGGCGCGATGGCGAGCGTGGAGGCGGCCGAGAGCTTGGCCCAGAACAGCCCTTCCGGGCTCGAATAGGAGGCGATGAACACGGTCAGCGGCGCCGCGTTGACGGTGGTCAGATTGAGCGTCCAGAAGGCTTCGTTCCAGGCGAGGATGATGTTGAGCAGCACCGTCGAGGCGATGCCGGGGATCGCCATCGGCGCCAGCACATAGATGAGCTCCTTGCCGACGGTGGCGCCGTCCATGCGCGCCGCCTCAAGGATGTCCTTCGGGATTTCCTTGAAATAGGTGTAGAGCATCCAGACGATGATCGGCAGGTTGGCCATGAACTCGACGAAGATCAGGCCGCCATGCGTGTCGAGCAGGCCGGTATCGCGGAAGATCAGATAGATCGGCACCAAGACGCCGACCGGCGGCATCATCTTGGTCGACAGCATCCAGAGCAGCGTGCTGCGGGTGCGCTTGGTCGGCGCGAACGCCATCGCCCAGGCGGCCGGGATGCCGATCAGCAGGCCGAGGGCGGTGGAGCCCACGGCCAGGATGATCGAGTTCATCGCGTGGTGGATGTAGTCGCTGCGGTTCTGGACGATGGCGTAGTTCTCGGTCGTCCAGTGGAAGAACAGGAACTGCGGCGGCGTCGAGAAGGCGTCCAACTCGGTCTTGAAGCTGGTCAGCACCATCCAGAGTATCGGGAAGAAGATGATGAAGCCGGCCAGCCAGCCGCCGGCCGTGACGGTGATCCTGCGGGTGGTCGTGATGCGTCTTGCCATGATCACGCGTCCAGATTCTTGCCGATGAGGCGGACGAGGAAGATTGCGACGATGTTGGCGAGGATGACGGCGACGATGCCGCCGGCCGAGGCGCCGCCGACGTCGTATTGCAGCAGCGCCTGCGCATAGACGAGGAAGGCGATGTTGGTGGTCTGCAGGCCGGGGCCGCCGCCGGTGGTGACAAAGATCTCGGCGAAGACGGAGAGCAGGAAGATCGTCTCGATCAGGATGACGACGGTGATGGCGCGGGCGAGATGCGGCAGCGTCATGTAGATGAAGAAGGAGAGGGCCGGCGTGCCGTCCATCTCGGCCGCCTCCTTCTGCTCCTCGTCCATCGATTGCAGCGCCGTCAGAAGGATCAGCGTCGCGAAGGGCAGCCATTGCCAGGCGACGATCAGGACGATCGAGAACAGCGGCACATTGGTGAA
Coding sequences within:
- a CDS encoding ABC transporter ATP-binding protein, yielding MGKIELVGVEKTFGNVNVIKDVNLTVEDGEFVVFVGPSGCGKSTLLRLIAGLEDVTGGIIRIDGLNVVDLPPSKRGLSMVFQSYALYPHMSVRSNIGFGLKMAGMPKAEIAQKVEAAAGVLNLTPYLDRRPGQLSGGQRQRVAIGRAIVREPKAFLFDEPLSNLDAALRVNMRLEIARLQNSLGTTAIYVTHDQIEAMTLADKIVVLNAGQIEQVGSPLELYEHPRNLFVAGFIGSPKMNFITGAAAEKYGAVTIGVRPEHVATSETSGEWEGVVSVAEHVGSDTFLYVTVPEIGDITVRAVGELALKPGARVFLIPDSAHIHRFDRDGTVIVR
- a CDS encoding carbohydrate ABC transporter permease encodes the protein MARRITTTRRITVTAGGWLAGFIIFFPILWMVLTSFKTELDAFSTPPQFLFFHWTTENYAIVQNRSDYIHHAMNSIILAVGSTALGLLIGIPAAWAMAFAPTKRTRSTLLWMLSTKMMPPVGVLVPIYLIFRDTGLLDTHGGLIFVEFMANLPIIVWMLYTYFKEIPKDILEAARMDGATVGKELIYVLAPMAIPGIASTVLLNIILAWNEAFWTLNLTTVNAAPLTVFIASYSSPEGLFWAKLSAASTLAIAPIMVLGWFSQKQLVRGLTFGAVK
- a CDS encoding SDR family NAD(P)-dependent oxidoreductase, with the protein product MYLEKLRLDGKVALVTGGGQGIGLSTVEALAEAGAKVIIADRDEAVAKTGQASLKAKGYDVDVVVMDVTDSARVNQVADDVVAKHGRIDILVNNAGIARSMTPAETVTDEHWLNVIDVNLNGTFWCCRAFGNYMLKAGSGSIVNIGSMSGFIVNKPQEQAFYNASKAGVHHLTKSLAAEWGARGVRVNAVAPTYINTPLTAFVKDDPKMWDAWIGGTPIGRMGETDEIASVVHFLASDAASLMTGAIVSADGGYTCW
- a CDS encoding substrate-binding domain-containing protein, with protein sequence MVSIKALAQHLNISIGTVSRALNGRADVNPETRKRVLAAAEALGYVPNQSGRSLRQGTTNVIGFTIETNIETTSQGDTFFMTVFDGVQTVFARHKLDLVVLPCSSEDDPYDHVRRVVSRQFVDGLLISATQRIDPRIDFLIERGIPFVTLGRSESGGDHSWIDVDFEGVAAGAVARLVARGHRRIALANTARGINLSYIFEDAYRRALTDHGIAYDPDIAIRGEITERGGYEICDRLLSLPDCPTAVVLVNENLAIGFYRRLHDAGLMPGRDMAIIGLRQSPQARFLSPTLTCHRLSLHDVGVELAQSLLAMMPAYKDQYPQGMVQKIWPMELVPGESDPPLGAG